The following are from one region of the Mangifera indica cultivar Alphonso unplaced genomic scaffold, CATAS_Mindica_2.1 Un_0126, whole genome shotgun sequence genome:
- the LOC123207997 gene encoding transcription factor MYB124-like isoform X2: MQEITKKIGCANEDSKKKERHIVTWSQQEDNILREQITIHGTDNWSIIASKFKDKTTRQCRRRWYTYLNSDFKKGGWSPEEDMLLCEAQKIFGNRWTEIAKVVSGRTDNAVKNRFSTLCKKRAKYEALAKENNNPYMNQNNKRVLFQNGFNADGTRENTELIKRARRSHIPDLAESHNIANRSHRESGTTMNPRFRPPFTVLVQNLPSVNGLPASHCDMKEVSNNAQNNKTQGMFLRKDDPKITALMQQAELLSSLALKVNTEDTEQSLEDAWKVLQDFLNRSKENDILRYTISDIDFQFEDFKDLIEDLRSTNEESHLSWRQPDLYEDSPASSEYSTGATLIPHPACDKPDQIQAEVDALHQDIVAELQSIHIGEQHCLGQQNKGSANTNEVVLFPSGGEDTNNTGAVSVSSSTAFSSPLQVTPLFRSLAAGIPSPKFSESERNFLLRTLGIESPSPNPSTNSVQPPPCKRALLQSL; this comes from the exons ATGCAAGAAATCACGAAGAAGATTGGATGTGCTAATGAAGACTCCAAGAAGAAGGAACGACATATTGTTACGTGGAGTCAAcag GAGGATAACATACTGAGGGAGCAGATTACCATACATGGAACTGATAA TTGGTCAATTATTGCAtctaaatttaaagataaaacaacgaGACAGTGTAGAAGAAG ATGGTACACATACTTGAACTCGGATTTCAAGAAGGGGGGATGGTCACCAGAAGAAGATATGCTTTTATGTGAg GCCCAGAAAATATTTGGTAATAGATGGACGGAAATAGCCAAGGTGGTTTCTGGGAG AACTGATAATGCTGTGAAGAACCGGTTTTCCACATTGTGCAAGAAGAGAGCAAAATATGAAGCTTTAGCTAAAGAGAATAACAATCCATATATGAACCAAAACAACAAGAGAGTTTTATTCCAAAATGGGTTCAATGCAGATGGAACACGAGAAAATACAGAACTCATTAAGAGAGCTAG GAGGTCACACATCCCTGATCTCGCAGAAAGCCACAACATTGCAAACAGATCACATAGGGAATCTGGAACAACAATGAATCCACGGTTCAGACCTCCATTTACAGTGTTGGTTCAAAACTTACCCAGTGTAAACGGCTTGCCAGCCTCACATTGTGATATGAAGGAGGTGTCAAATAATG CTCAGAACAATAAGACTCAAGGAATGTTTCTTAGAAAGGATGATCCAAAGATAACTGCTTTGATGCAACAAGCAGAACTTCTTAGCTCACTTGCGCTAAAAGTTAACACAGAGGACACAGAACAGAGTTTGGAAGATGCATGGAag GTTCTTCAAGATTTCCTGAACCGAAGCAAAGAAAATGATATCCTAAGATATACAATCTCTGACATCGATTTTCAGTTTGAAGATTTTAAAGATTTGATAGAGGACTTAAGGAGTACTAATGAGGAAAGTCATCTGTCCTGGAG GCAACCAGATCTATATGAGGACTCTCCAGCCAGTTCTGAATATAGTACTGGAGCAACTCTAATTCCTCATCCAGCCTGTGATAAACCAGATCAAATTCAAGCTGAGGTAGATGCACTGCATCAGGATATTGTAGCTGAATTGCAATCAATTCATATTGGCGAGCAACATTGCTTGGGGCAGCAAAATAAAGGGAGTGCAAACACAAATGAag TGGTGTTATTCCCCTCTGGTGGTGAAGACACGAACAACACTGGAGCTGTCTCTGTCTCATCAAGTACAGCGTTCagttcccccctccaggttacTCCACTATTCAGATCCTTAGCAGCAGGGATCCCCAGCCCAAAATTCTCAGAAAGT gAGCGGAATTTCTTACTAAGAACACTTGGAATTGAGTCCCCTTCCCCCAATCCAAGCACCAATTCTGTCCAACCACCTCCCTGCAAAAGAGCCCTTCTCCAAAGTCTATAA
- the LOC123207997 gene encoding transcription factor MYB124-like isoform X3: protein MQEITKKIGCANEDSKKKERHIVTWSQQEDNILREQITIHGTDNWSIIASKFKDKTTRQCRRRWYTYLNSDFKKGGWSPEEDMLLCEAQKIFGNRWTEIAKVVSGRTDNAVKNRFSTLCKKRAKYEALAKENNNPYMNQNNKRVLFQNGFNADGTRENTELIKRARRSHIPDLAESHNIANRSHRESGTTMNPRFRPPFTVLVQNLPSVNGLPASHCDMKEVSNNAAQNNKTQGMFLRKDDPKITALMQQAELLSSLALKVNTEDTEQSLEDAWKFEDFKDLIEDLRSTNEESHLSWRQPDLYEDSPASSEYSTGATLIPHPACDKPDQIQAEVDALHQDIVAELQSIHIGEQHCLGQQNKGSANTNEVVLFPSGGEDTNNTGAVSVSSSTAFSSPLQVTPLFRSLAAGIPSPKFSESERNFLLRTLGIESPSPNPSTNSVQPPPCKRALLQSL, encoded by the exons ATGCAAGAAATCACGAAGAAGATTGGATGTGCTAATGAAGACTCCAAGAAGAAGGAACGACATATTGTTACGTGGAGTCAAcag GAGGATAACATACTGAGGGAGCAGATTACCATACATGGAACTGATAA TTGGTCAATTATTGCAtctaaatttaaagataaaacaacgaGACAGTGTAGAAGAAG ATGGTACACATACTTGAACTCGGATTTCAAGAAGGGGGGATGGTCACCAGAAGAAGATATGCTTTTATGTGAg GCCCAGAAAATATTTGGTAATAGATGGACGGAAATAGCCAAGGTGGTTTCTGGGAG AACTGATAATGCTGTGAAGAACCGGTTTTCCACATTGTGCAAGAAGAGAGCAAAATATGAAGCTTTAGCTAAAGAGAATAACAATCCATATATGAACCAAAACAACAAGAGAGTTTTATTCCAAAATGGGTTCAATGCAGATGGAACACGAGAAAATACAGAACTCATTAAGAGAGCTAG GAGGTCACACATCCCTGATCTCGCAGAAAGCCACAACATTGCAAACAGATCACATAGGGAATCTGGAACAACAATGAATCCACGGTTCAGACCTCCATTTACAGTGTTGGTTCAAAACTTACCCAGTGTAAACGGCTTGCCAGCCTCACATTGTGATATGAAGGAGGTGTCAAATAATG CAGCTCAGAACAATAAGACTCAAGGAATGTTTCTTAGAAAGGATGATCCAAAGATAACTGCTTTGATGCAACAAGCAGAACTTCTTAGCTCACTTGCGCTAAAAGTTAACACAGAGGACACAGAACAGAGTTTGGAAGATGCATGGAag TTTGAAGATTTTAAAGATTTGATAGAGGACTTAAGGAGTACTAATGAGGAAAGTCATCTGTCCTGGAG GCAACCAGATCTATATGAGGACTCTCCAGCCAGTTCTGAATATAGTACTGGAGCAACTCTAATTCCTCATCCAGCCTGTGATAAACCAGATCAAATTCAAGCTGAGGTAGATGCACTGCATCAGGATATTGTAGCTGAATTGCAATCAATTCATATTGGCGAGCAACATTGCTTGGGGCAGCAAAATAAAGGGAGTGCAAACACAAATGAag TGGTGTTATTCCCCTCTGGTGGTGAAGACACGAACAACACTGGAGCTGTCTCTGTCTCATCAAGTACAGCGTTCagttcccccctccaggttacTCCACTATTCAGATCCTTAGCAGCAGGGATCCCCAGCCCAAAATTCTCAGAAAGT gAGCGGAATTTCTTACTAAGAACACTTGGAATTGAGTCCCCTTCCCCCAATCCAAGCACCAATTCTGTCCAACCACCTCCCTGCAAAAGAGCCCTTCTCCAAAGTCTATAA
- the LOC123207997 gene encoding transcription factor MYB124-like isoform X1, whose protein sequence is MQEITKKIGCANEDSKKKERHIVTWSQQEDNILREQITIHGTDNWSIIASKFKDKTTRQCRRRWYTYLNSDFKKGGWSPEEDMLLCEAQKIFGNRWTEIAKVVSGRTDNAVKNRFSTLCKKRAKYEALAKENNNPYMNQNNKRVLFQNGFNADGTRENTELIKRARRSHIPDLAESHNIANRSHRESGTTMNPRFRPPFTVLVQNLPSVNGLPASHCDMKEVSNNAAQNNKTQGMFLRKDDPKITALMQQAELLSSLALKVNTEDTEQSLEDAWKVLQDFLNRSKENDILRYTISDIDFQFEDFKDLIEDLRSTNEESHLSWRQPDLYEDSPASSEYSTGATLIPHPACDKPDQIQAEVDALHQDIVAELQSIHIGEQHCLGQQNKGSANTNEVVLFPSGGEDTNNTGAVSVSSSTAFSSPLQVTPLFRSLAAGIPSPKFSESERNFLLRTLGIESPSPNPSTNSVQPPPCKRALLQSL, encoded by the exons ATGCAAGAAATCACGAAGAAGATTGGATGTGCTAATGAAGACTCCAAGAAGAAGGAACGACATATTGTTACGTGGAGTCAAcag GAGGATAACATACTGAGGGAGCAGATTACCATACATGGAACTGATAA TTGGTCAATTATTGCAtctaaatttaaagataaaacaacgaGACAGTGTAGAAGAAG ATGGTACACATACTTGAACTCGGATTTCAAGAAGGGGGGATGGTCACCAGAAGAAGATATGCTTTTATGTGAg GCCCAGAAAATATTTGGTAATAGATGGACGGAAATAGCCAAGGTGGTTTCTGGGAG AACTGATAATGCTGTGAAGAACCGGTTTTCCACATTGTGCAAGAAGAGAGCAAAATATGAAGCTTTAGCTAAAGAGAATAACAATCCATATATGAACCAAAACAACAAGAGAGTTTTATTCCAAAATGGGTTCAATGCAGATGGAACACGAGAAAATACAGAACTCATTAAGAGAGCTAG GAGGTCACACATCCCTGATCTCGCAGAAAGCCACAACATTGCAAACAGATCACATAGGGAATCTGGAACAACAATGAATCCACGGTTCAGACCTCCATTTACAGTGTTGGTTCAAAACTTACCCAGTGTAAACGGCTTGCCAGCCTCACATTGTGATATGAAGGAGGTGTCAAATAATG CAGCTCAGAACAATAAGACTCAAGGAATGTTTCTTAGAAAGGATGATCCAAAGATAACTGCTTTGATGCAACAAGCAGAACTTCTTAGCTCACTTGCGCTAAAAGTTAACACAGAGGACACAGAACAGAGTTTGGAAGATGCATGGAag GTTCTTCAAGATTTCCTGAACCGAAGCAAAGAAAATGATATCCTAAGATATACAATCTCTGACATCGATTTTCAGTTTGAAGATTTTAAAGATTTGATAGAGGACTTAAGGAGTACTAATGAGGAAAGTCATCTGTCCTGGAG GCAACCAGATCTATATGAGGACTCTCCAGCCAGTTCTGAATATAGTACTGGAGCAACTCTAATTCCTCATCCAGCCTGTGATAAACCAGATCAAATTCAAGCTGAGGTAGATGCACTGCATCAGGATATTGTAGCTGAATTGCAATCAATTCATATTGGCGAGCAACATTGCTTGGGGCAGCAAAATAAAGGGAGTGCAAACACAAATGAag TGGTGTTATTCCCCTCTGGTGGTGAAGACACGAACAACACTGGAGCTGTCTCTGTCTCATCAAGTACAGCGTTCagttcccccctccaggttacTCCACTATTCAGATCCTTAGCAGCAGGGATCCCCAGCCCAAAATTCTCAGAAAGT gAGCGGAATTTCTTACTAAGAACACTTGGAATTGAGTCCCCTTCCCCCAATCCAAGCACCAATTCTGTCCAACCACCTCCCTGCAAAAGAGCCCTTCTCCAAAGTCTATAA
- the LOC123207997 gene encoding transcription factor MYB124-like isoform X4, producing MQEITKKIGCANEDSKKKERHIVTWSQQEDNILREQITIHGTDNWSIIASKFKDKTTRQCRRRWYTYLNSDFKKGGWSPEEDMLLCEAQKIFGNRWTEIAKVVSGRTDNAVKNRFSTLCKKRAKYEALAKENNNPYMNQNNKRVLFQNGFNADGTRENTELIKRARRSHIPDLAESHNIANRSHRESGTTMNPRFRPPFTVLVQNLPSVNGLPASHCDMKEVSNNAQNNKTQGMFLRKDDPKITALMQQAELLSSLALKVNTEDTEQSLEDAWKVLQDFLNRSKENDILRYTISDIDFQFEDFKDLIEDLRSTNEESHLSWR from the exons ATGCAAGAAATCACGAAGAAGATTGGATGTGCTAATGAAGACTCCAAGAAGAAGGAACGACATATTGTTACGTGGAGTCAAcag GAGGATAACATACTGAGGGAGCAGATTACCATACATGGAACTGATAA TTGGTCAATTATTGCAtctaaatttaaagataaaacaacgaGACAGTGTAGAAGAAG ATGGTACACATACTTGAACTCGGATTTCAAGAAGGGGGGATGGTCACCAGAAGAAGATATGCTTTTATGTGAg GCCCAGAAAATATTTGGTAATAGATGGACGGAAATAGCCAAGGTGGTTTCTGGGAG AACTGATAATGCTGTGAAGAACCGGTTTTCCACATTGTGCAAGAAGAGAGCAAAATATGAAGCTTTAGCTAAAGAGAATAACAATCCATATATGAACCAAAACAACAAGAGAGTTTTATTCCAAAATGGGTTCAATGCAGATGGAACACGAGAAAATACAGAACTCATTAAGAGAGCTAG GAGGTCACACATCCCTGATCTCGCAGAAAGCCACAACATTGCAAACAGATCACATAGGGAATCTGGAACAACAATGAATCCACGGTTCAGACCTCCATTTACAGTGTTGGTTCAAAACTTACCCAGTGTAAACGGCTTGCCAGCCTCACATTGTGATATGAAGGAGGTGTCAAATAATG CTCAGAACAATAAGACTCAAGGAATGTTTCTTAGAAAGGATGATCCAAAGATAACTGCTTTGATGCAACAAGCAGAACTTCTTAGCTCACTTGCGCTAAAAGTTAACACAGAGGACACAGAACAGAGTTTGGAAGATGCATGGAag GTTCTTCAAGATTTCCTGAACCGAAGCAAAGAAAATGATATCCTAAGATATACAATCTCTGACATCGATTTTCAGTTTGAAGATTTTAAAGATTTGATAGAGGACTTAAGGAGTACTAATGAGGAAAGTCATCTGTCCTGGAGGTAA
- the LOC123207998 gene encoding uncharacterized protein LOC123207998: MASTKILSPTTATTSSITHQSLYLSSTLPFPSLPSSSHNRPITKLHVSSPPNKTPITTTTTSKKPNQETVFFDGGAHYGDLLANLLLGFTLFWLPLTLAAVSRAFYLRYRFTNLRVTVISGFTGEDRTDFSYKVIKEVKVVPRFIGEWGDIIITLKDDTKVDLRSVPRFREIAKYCLSMAEKPAVLKETGPKGF, translated from the coding sequence ATGGCCTCCACCAAAATTCTTTCACccaccaccgccaccacctcctccATCACCCATCAGTCACTCTATCTTTCCTCTACACTCCCCTTCCCTTCCTTACCTTCATCTTCCCACAACAGGCCAATCACCAAGCTCCACGTCTCCTCTCCACCCAACAAAACACCTATCACCACTACCACCACCTCTAAAAAACCCAATCAGGAAACCGTCTTCTTCGACGGTGGAGCTCACTACGGTGACCTCTTAGCAAACTTGCTTCTGGGTTTCACTCTTTTTTGGTTACCCTTAACTTTAGCTGCAGTTTCAAGAGCTTTTTACTTAAGATACAGGTTTACCAACCTGCGGGTGACGGTTATTTCTGGATTCACGGGTGAAGACAGGACTGATTTCTCATACAAAGTGATTAAGGAGGTGAAGGTGGTGCCAAGGTTTATTGGTGAGTGGGGTGATATTATCATTACTCTGAAAGATGATACTAAGGTTGACCTTAGGAGTGTGCCTAGATTTAGAGAGATTGCCAAGTATTGTCTCTCCATGGCTGAGAAACCTGCCGTTTTGAAAGAAACTGGCCCAAAAGGCTTTTAA